The nucleotide sequence CCGTATGCACCGTGGCCGACATCAGGAGCAGGTTGTAGCCGTCGGGCTCGGCACGCGCGACCGCGCTGGAGCCGATCTGGCCGGTGGCGCCGGGCTTGTTCTCGACGATCACCGGCTGGCCCAGTTTTTCGGAGAGCTTCTCGGCCAGCGCGCGGCCCACCATGTCCACCGTGCCCGCGGCGGTCCACGGCACGATCAGCTTGATCGGGCGGTCCGGATAGGCCGCCCAGGCGGGGTCGGCCGAACTCACCGCGAGCGCGGCGCCGATGAATGAAAAAAAGCGCTTCCAGGCAAAACCCTTCATTCTTCTACTCCCCTTGACGACGTTGGATGGCCGGCCCCCTGCCTGCAAGCACGAAAGCGGGCCCCGCGGAGCCCGCTTGCGCGCCTGAGCTGCCTTATGCCGGGTAGCCGTAGAACTCCCTTGCATGCTCGGGCGTGATCAGCCCGTTCTTCAGATCTTCTTGTACCCGCTCGCGGCTGCGCTTCCTGGGATCGCCGTATCCCCCGCCGCCTGGAATATGGCTAACGATACGATCGCCGGCCGCCAATGTCACCTGCCGGCCCGCGTCCTCGCGGGTACCCCGTATGGACAAATAGCCGCACGGCGCGCTGCCGCCGCCCAGCACTCCTTCCGGGGGATACACGAAGCGGCCGCCGCGGAAACTGGCCAGGACCTCGCCCACCGGGCCGACGTCGCCCTCCAGGAGCCGCAGCACGTATTTCTGGCCGAAGCCGCCGCGGAAGGTGCCCGGCCCGGCCGAGTCGACCCACAGCGCCCGTTCCTCCACGATCATCGGCACTTCGCTTTCGATGACCTCGGCCGGCGTATTGCCCACGTTGTACGGAAAGGCCAGGCAGGAGACGCCATCCTTGTTGGCCCGCGCACCCAGTCCGCCGCTGGATACATTGAACGGCGCGAAGTTTTCGCCGTCGTGACGCTTGCCGAACATGTACTGCCCCCACATCGGCGTGGCGCCCGCGCCCGCGCAGATCCGGTCAGACGCGCCCGGCGCCACGGCCTGGTAGACCAGGTCCGGCAGGAAGGTGCCGATGGCGGTGCGGCCGAATACCGGCGCGGGGAAAGTGCAATTCAGCACACTGCCCTCTTCCGCCACGACGGTGATGGGCCGCAGCGTCCCTTCGTTGATGGACACCGGCAGGTTCAGCATGCAAAGCACGCCGAAGTAGGTGTACGCGGAGGTATAGGCCAGCGTGCAATTGATTGCCGGCTTGACCTGCGGCGACGATCCCGAGAAATCCACGACGATGCGGCCGTCCGCGATGGTCACGGCCGTATGGATGGTGACGATCTCGCCGCCGACGATGTCGATCTGGGCTTCATGGCGATAGACACCCGGCTTGAGCCGACGGATCTCCTCGCGCGTCACGATTTCGCTGCGCTCGACGATTTCGTCGGACAGCCCTTGCAGGTCCGCCCAGTCCATCTCGGCGCAGATATCGCACAAGCGCTCGCCGCCCACGTGGCATGCCGACACCTGGGCCTGCAGGTCCCCCAGCACGGTCTCATGCGAGCGCACGTTGGCGGCGATGAAGGCTTGCACATCCTGGTTCAGGACCCCGGCGCGGTAGTACTTGAGCATGGGAATGCGCAAGCCTTCCTCGTAGTTGTCGCGGCTTTCGGTGGTGGCGCGGCGGCCGCCGATGTCGACGTGGTGGCAGCAGGTCACCACATAGGCGATGTGGCGGCCGTTGTGGAAGACCGGCACCATGATGGTGATGTCGTTGTGGTGGCCGCTGCCGGCCCATGGGTCATTGCCGATGAAGACATCGCCTTCCTGGAAACTGCCCTTGGGATAGTAGGAAAGAATGTTGCGCAGCATCGTTCCCAACGGCCCGCACAGGCCCGGCGTACTGGCCGGCGTCTGCGCCAGCAGCCGCGCCTCGGCGTCGAAGACGGCGCAGCCGAAGTCGCCGATATCCCGCACCACCGTGGAAAACGAAGTGCGCCGCAGGGTGGAACCCAGTTCGCCGACGATGGAAATCAAGCGCCGCCAGAGCATTTCCAGCGTGACGGGATCGATCCGGTTTTGCGTGGTCATTGTCCTTGCCTCTTAGTTCGAAAGTTCCACGATCAGGCTGCCATGCGGGTCCACCTGGATGCGCGCGCCGCTGGGCACGACGGTGGTCGACTCGTTCTCCTCCACGATGGCGGGCCCCGGGAAGGGCCGGCCCGGCGCGATCCCGGCGCGCCGATGCACCGCGAAGTCCAGCCACTGGCGAGTGCGGGTGCAGAAGGCGCGGCGCGTGCCGATCTTGCCGTCGCCCTCCGCCTCGCGCGCCGCGCCGGCGCCGGAGGCGACGCGGCGCTCGGCGCTGGCCGTGACGCGGAAGTTCATGATCTCCAGCGGCAGGTTTTCAAAAACGCGACCGTAGAGCCG is from Bordetella bronchialis and encodes:
- a CDS encoding hydantoinase B/oxoprolinase family protein; its protein translation is MTTQNRIDPVTLEMLWRRLISIVGELGSTLRRTSFSTVVRDIGDFGCAVFDAEARLLAQTPASTPGLCGPLGTMLRNILSYYPKGSFQEGDVFIGNDPWAGSGHHNDITIMVPVFHNGRHIAYVVTCCHHVDIGGRRATTESRDNYEEGLRIPMLKYYRAGVLNQDVQAFIAANVRSHETVLGDLQAQVSACHVGGERLCDICAEMDWADLQGLSDEIVERSEIVTREEIRRLKPGVYRHEAQIDIVGGEIVTIHTAVTIADGRIVVDFSGSSPQVKPAINCTLAYTSAYTYFGVLCMLNLPVSINEGTLRPITVVAEEGSVLNCTFPAPVFGRTAIGTFLPDLVYQAVAPGASDRICAGAGATPMWGQYMFGKRHDGENFAPFNVSSGGLGARANKDGVSCLAFPYNVGNTPAEVIESEVPMIVEERALWVDSAGPGTFRGGFGQKYVLRLLEGDVGPVGEVLASFRGGRFVYPPEGVLGGGSAPCGYLSIRGTREDAGRQVTLAAGDRIVSHIPGGGGYGDPRKRSRERVQEDLKNGLITPEHAREFYGYPA